In Prescottella soli, a genomic segment contains:
- a CDS encoding tyrosine-protein phosphatase, which yields MKGTSPLRVRTTRSATALLLAGGMLLSGNMIAAAQDTTEPPTTTPNPTTTTPPPTLQIPAELLGSLGSTPDGTTTPDPTTTPNPTTPQLPAGALGSLGSGSADVHLAPTPRLASIANFRDVAGNEGGGYEALANRHLKRGVIYRSNDLASASDEDLATLASLNIKHVYDVRSATEIADPLVGGADKIPAGADYKNIPIDFGDLAALAQSLQSPEEGRQFMENVNRSFVTDPAKRAGLKQILTEIANSNGPVLIHCTGGKDRTGWISALLLTISGVQEQTIVDDYLLSNEYLAESNAKALAQIRAGLGEQAALNIEPVLGVDKSYLAAAFEQMRADYGGPIAYLADGIGLEQMTIAKLAKKLNL from the coding sequence ATGAAGGGCACCAGCCCGTTACGCGTGCGGACCACCCGGTCCGCCACCGCCCTGCTCCTCGCCGGAGGAATGCTCCTCTCCGGCAACATGATCGCCGCCGCGCAGGACACGACCGAACCGCCCACCACCACCCCGAACCCGACCACCACCACTCCACCGCCCACGCTGCAAATCCCTGCGGAGTTGCTGGGATCCCTCGGCTCCACCCCGGACGGGACCACCACGCCGGACCCGACCACCACCCCGAACCCGACCACGCCGCAACTCCCTGCGGGCGCGCTGGGCTCCCTCGGCTCCGGCTCGGCCGACGTCCACCTCGCCCCGACACCGCGCCTGGCATCGATCGCCAACTTCCGCGACGTCGCCGGAAACGAGGGCGGCGGCTACGAGGCCCTCGCCAACCGCCACCTGAAGCGTGGCGTGATCTACCGCTCGAACGATCTGGCATCCGCCAGCGACGAGGACCTGGCGACCCTGGCGTCGCTGAACATCAAGCACGTCTACGACGTGCGCAGCGCCACCGAGATCGCCGATCCGCTGGTCGGCGGCGCCGACAAGATTCCGGCCGGGGCCGACTACAAGAACATCCCGATCGACTTCGGCGATCTGGCGGCGCTGGCGCAGTCGCTCCAGTCGCCCGAAGAGGGTCGACAGTTCATGGAGAACGTCAACCGCAGCTTCGTCACCGACCCGGCCAAGCGCGCGGGCTTGAAGCAGATACTCACAGAGATCGCGAACAGCAACGGCCCCGTGCTCATCCACTGCACCGGCGGCAAGGACCGTACCGGCTGGATCTCCGCCCTCCTGCTGACCATCTCCGGCGTGCAGGAACAGACCATCGTCGACGACTACCTGCTCAGCAATGAGTACCTCGCCGAGTCGAACGCGAAGGCGCTTGCCCAGATCCGGGCAGGCCTCGGCGAACAGGCTGCGCTGAACATCGAACCCGTCCTGGGCGTCGACAAGAGCTACCTCGCAGCCGCGTTCGAGCAGATGCGCGCGGACTACGGCGGCCCGATCGCCTACCTGGCCGACGGCATCGGTCTCGAGCAGATGACCATCGCGAAGCTGGCGAAGAAGCTCAACCTCTGA